ccttgcttttttttgatgtgggactaacttcaacactcctcacacttgcaacactaaCAATCTTTCAGAAATTTGGCCACAAACATAACAAACTTCAATAAAACCATCATGTGTCAAAGCAAAAAGATAATTGTTGCTGAACACAATATCACCATAAAATTGCTTATCTTGAGAGATCTCAATCCAAGTTGTAGAATTGTAATAAGCAATCTTACAGTCGAAACCATATATGATGGCAAGAGTGTAGCTTGAAGAAGAGGAACAAAACATCAAAATTGCTTTGACTATGAAGATTTTTCTTAAATATTCAGCAAAGTAAGAATATGTAATAGGGTGTAAGAATGAAAGGGGAAGAGGTGGTAGGTTAAtggtagtagaagaagaaggattTAGAAGTAGTAGAATTCCATTCTGATCCAAAAGTATAATCCAGCCATGAGAAGAACCAACATACCATGCTCCAACATGACTACTATTCAATATATTCTTCCATTCATAACCCCTGTTTTCTAATAAATTGAAGATGCTTCAATCAATGGTAATAagatcattatcatcatcaatgaGGTGTGTTTGATGAATACTTGGAAGAAGAAGGTAAGGAACTGAGAGAGAATGAAAAGCCATTGAAATATAAGTAatatttttcacttttcttttttaacaCGCTTTAATTCTATGAAATAGAATTTGGAaggttaaattttaaatactaatatCTATATCTGTAAATGGTGAACACTAATGGTATGTTGGTTGTGAGGGACCGAACCAAAATAACGTTATTGTTGGGCCAACCATAGGGAGCTCTTAACCACCGAGGAAACTTCGGAAAAGAATCAAGTGAGAGAATATAAGATGAGAtgacaccacatccaactcaaaaccttaaggtgtTAAGTTAATGgatctctcatcttataaactcctcactcttccttgctttctttgatgtgggaataacttcaacactcctcacacttgcaacactaaCAATCTCCCCATCAAGTGTGAGCCTCCACATCAAGCATCAACTCCCCTTTAGCTCCTCCACCACATATGAGTATTCGTCCATCACACCGCAGCAAAACACCGCGGGACACGCTGACCGGACCACCTTTGCCGGGAAGACTTTTGATGCTTCAGCTTGAATACTCCTTAAAACCAGACCGATTAAACCATCGGCTCTGATACGACTTGTTGGGCTAACCGTGTGGAGCTCTCAACCACCGGAGAAAATTCGGGGAAGAATCAAGCGAGAGAATATAAGATGAGATGAcgccacatccaactcaaaacctttaGGTATcaagttaatgggtctctcatcttataaactcctcactcttccttgctttctttgatgtgggactaacttcaacactcctcacacttgcaatactaacaatctccccctCAAGTGTAAGCCTCCACATCTAGCTTCAACTCCCCTTTAGCTCCTCCACCACATATGACAATTCATCCATCACACCACCGCAAAACACCGCGGGACACGCCGCCCAGACCACCTTCGCTGGGAAGACTTTCGATGCTCACCTTGAATACTCCTTAAAACCAGACCGATTAAACCATCAGCTCTGATACGACTTGTTGGGCTAACCGTGGAGAGCTCTCAACCATCGGAAAAACTTCGGGGAAGAATCAAGCAAGAGAATATAAGATGAGAtgacaccacatccaactcaaaatcttaaggtgtcaagttaatgggtctctcatcttataaactcctcattcttcctttctttctttgatgtgggactaacttcaacactcctcacacGTGCAACACTAACAATCTTTCAGGAATTTGGCCACAAACATCCCAAACTTCAATAAAACCATCTTGTGTCAAAGCAAAAAGATAATTGTTGCTGAAGACAATATGAAAATAAGATTGCTTATCATGAGAGATCTCAACCCAAGTTGTAGAATTGCAATAAGCAATCTTACAGTCGGAACCATATATGATGGCAAGAGTGTAGCTTGAAGAAAAGGAGCAAAACATCAAAATTTCTTTGACTATGAAGATCTTTCTTAAATATTCAGCAAAGTAAGAATATGTAACAGGGTGTAAGAATGAAAGGGGAAGAGGTGGTAGGTTAAtggtagtagaagaagaaggattTAGAAGGAGTAGAATTCCATTCTGATCCAAAAGTATAATCCAGCCATGAGAAGAACCAACACACCATGCTCCAACATGACTACCGTTTAATATGTTCTTCCATTCGTAACGCCTGTTTTCTGATAAATTGAAGATGCTTCGATCAACGGTAGTAagattattatcatcatcaatgaGGTGTGTTCGATGAATACTTGGAAGAAGAAGGTAAGAAACTGAGAGAGAATGAGAAGCCATTGAAATATAAGTAatatttttcacttttcttttttaacaCGCTTTAATTCTATGAAATAGAATTTGGAaggttaaattttaaatactaatatCTATATCTGTAAACGGTGAACACTAATGGTATGTTGGTTGTGGGGGACCGAACCAAAATAACGTTGTTGTTGGGCCAACCATGGGGAGCTCTCAACCACCGGAGAAACTTCGGGGAAGAATCAAGCGAGAGAATATAAGATGAGATGATACCATATCCAgctcaaaaccttaaggtgtcaagttaatgagtctctcatcttataaactcctcactcttccttgctttctttgatgtgggactaattTCAACACTCTtcacacttgcaacactaaCAATCTTCCCCTCAAGTGTGAGCCTCCACATCAAGCATCAACTCCCCTTTAGCTCCTCCACCACATATGAGTATTCGTCCATCACACCGCCACAAAACACCGCGGGACACGCCGCCCAGACTAC
This portion of the Arachis duranensis cultivar V14167 chromosome 6, aradu.V14167.gnm2.J7QH, whole genome shotgun sequence genome encodes:
- the LOC127748524 gene encoding uncharacterized protein LOC127748524 produces the protein MTDHLNNFQGIMNQLSSMGIKFDEEVQALLLLGSLPDSWKILKMSLSNFAPDSVTSMDLAKSSVLNEEMRRKSQVSYLLLPSIHRTHLIDDDNNLTTVDRSIFNLSENRRYEWKNILNGSHVGAWCVGSSHGWIILLDQNGILLLLNPSSSTTINLPPLPLSFLHPVTYSYFAEYLRKIFIVKEILMFCSFSSSYTLAIIYGSDCKIAYCNSTTWVEISHDKQSYFHIVFSNNYLFALTQDGFIEVWDVCGQIPERLLVLHV